In the Natrinema sp. CBA1119 genome, ACGATCCAGCACCCATCTCGCAGACCTGGCGGGAGCGCTCGATGCAGTACACGCTCGTCGCGAACCACCTCGAGGAATACGAGACGTTCTACGAGATCAACCGCGATGCGCTCGCGTACGCGCTGGCGGCCCACGGGATCGACCTCTCCGCCGACGAACGCGAGGAAATCCTCGAGGTCTACCACGAACTCGAGGTCTTCGACGACGTTCGGGAAAGCGTCGAGCGGTTGCACGAGGCCGGCTACGACACGTACGTCCTCTCGAACGGCAATCCGGAAATGCTCGAGTCGATGGTCGACCACGCCGGAATCGACGACCTCCTCGTCGATACCATCAGCGCGGACGAACTCGAGACGTTCAAACCCGACCCGGATCTCTACCGCCACGCCGCCGGGCGGACGGGGACGCCGATCGACGAACTCGTCCACGTCTCGGCGCTCTGGTTCGACGTGCAGGGCGCGATCCACGCGGGAATGCAGGGCGTCTGGCTCGACCGGAAGGGGAACCCGTGGGAGCCCTTCGGCGCGGAACCGGACCTGATCACCGAGGGGCTCGGGGAGCTGGCGGATCGACTGGGCTGCTGAGTCGGCGGGACGACCGGTGTCAGGAGAGCTGGAATCGGGTCGGCTGGAATCATGACAGCTCGAGCGCGTCCTCGCCCGACCGCACGAGTGAGTCCCAGTCGTCGTCCTCGCGAACCGCCGGGAACGAGCGCGGCCGCTCGGGCGTCGCGGATTTCTCGGCGAGCGGCCGCCGCCACCAGGCCACGTCCTGCCACTCGTCCTGCGTGTAACCGATTCCCGGGAAGTCGACCAGTCGCTCGAACCCCAGCCGCTCGTGGAACCGCTCGGTTTCGGGGTTGGGAACCGTCGTCACCGCGTAGGCGTCGCGGATTCCCTGTCGCTCGAGGACGGCGAACAGCGACTCGTAGAGCGCGCGGCCGACCCCCGTCCGACGGGCCGAGTCGGCGACGTAGACCGACAGCTCGACGACCCACTCGTAGGCGCGGCGCTTCCGCAACGCCCCCGCGTAGGCGTAGCCGACGACCGCACCGTCGACCTCACAGACGAGCCAGGGATGCGTCTCGAGGGTTGATTCGATTCGATCGGCCAGCTCGGCCGTCGACGGAACGGTTTCCTCGAAGGTGACCGCCGTCGACTCGCAGAAGGGCGCGTAGATATCGCGGACGGCGGCCGCGTCCGCCGGGGTCGCAACGCGAATGAGCGCGTCGGATGCCATGGTCGAGGTTGCCGCGTCCCCGAAATAAGTCCGCTGAAGCGACTCGAGCGCGTCGTTTGTTCGGACTCCATACCAGCGCCGCCGTTTGACCGTCGGTCGTGGTTCTCGGACGAGGCACTGACAGAACGAACGCCAGTTCGGAGTCAGTCGACAGCTGAACGACAGCAGCGCCGAGTGCCGTCGCTATCGAATTCGAATACGTAGAGAAGACGACTTCCCGTCATAGCTCTACCTTGTGACTAGAGGTACTTAAAGTCAGAATTGAGCTCGGATCGGAGTCGAACCGACTGATTACGAGACGCATACCGTTGTGACTGTCGAATAGTGGTACCCGAGAAGTGCGTTCTCCCGTCGTATCTTCACCTTGTGACCAGAAGCACTTAAAGAGAGAACGGGCCGAAAGACGACTCGGCATCCGCGAGGAGAGACGACACCGTCCGTCTCGATTTGTCACGGTCATTCACGCGGTTTCGGCGGCGTAATCACAACTCCCATATCAGGCGCGGGGAGTATCTGGTTTCGAATGCAGCGCGTAACTGTTGCACGGCCGCCGAGTCCCTCGAGTCGCCAGCTCACTGCGAGGTCGAGCGCCGACTGATGGCCGATCTCCTCGGTATCTTCGGCTCCGCGATCGGCCCGATCGTCGCCATCGCGGCCGTCGGCTACGTGCTGGCCACGGTCAAGGAGATCGATCCGGAGCCGCTGAACACGGCCGTCGTCTACGTGTTAGCGCCCGCACTGGTCTTCCACAGCCTCGCCGTCACCGAACTCGAGGCGGCGACGCTGCTGCGAGTCACGGCTGGGATCGGTCTCTTCACCGCGGCGATGTGGGGGATCGCCGAGGTCGCCGGTCGCGCCGTCGGCGAGGAAGAGCCGGCGTTGAGCGCGCTCGTGCTCGTCGCGATCTTCTGTAACTCGGGAAACCTCGGCATCCCCGTCTCCGACTTCGCGTTCGGCGAGATCGGCCGCCAGACGGCCGTCCTCTTCCTCTCGGTCCAGTCCGTGCTGATGTACACCGTCGGCGTCTACGTCGCCTCCCGGAGCAGCGGCTCCGCCGGCCTCGAGGGCGTCCGCCGCGTGTTCTACATTCCGCTGGCCTACGCCGTCATCGCGGCACTGCTCGCGCGAGCGCTGGATATCGTCCCGCCCGCCGACACGGCGGCGATGGAGACGCTCCAGCTCGTCGGCGACGCGTCGATCCCGCTGATGTTACTCATCCTCGGTATCCAGCTCGCGAGAGCCGATACCGCATCCGCAGTCTCTCGAGCCTGGCCCGCGACGGCGCTCAAGATGGGCGTCGCGCCCGTCGTCGGCCTCGGTATCGCGCTTCTGATCGGCTTCGAAAACCCGACCGTCGCTCGCGTGTTCGTGCTCGAGACCGCGATGCCGGCCGCCGTGACGCCGCTGATCCTCGTCATCGAGTTCGCCGGCAGCGCCCGCTCGGAGGGCGTACTCGTCACCGAGTACGTCTCGACGTGCGTGTTCCTGACGACGCTGCTCGCGATCCCGGTTCTCACCGTCATGATCGCGATACTGCAGTCCGGTGTGATACTCTGAGGAGACCACTCAGCGCTCGTCGCTGGCTCCGGCTCGGAGAGACGCTCGCACCACATCGGATGGTCTGTGAAGAAATTGAGAAGACGGAAGGGGGGTACACTCGCGTGGCCGCCGTACACCGTCGATGCATCGTGACGGGGGTACGTTGCATCTGGGAGCTCATTCACGCTATGCGGCCACGCAAGTGTGTCAATATCTAGCACGAATGGGCATAAATAAGTTAGCCCGAGACAGTAGCAGGCCGAAACTCTCGAGAGAGGGAGATAGTAGTGTGGGTATCGTTCGCATGCATAGGTCGGCCCAAAGCCTATGGAAAAACACCGCACACGATCGAGTGATCTGTGTCCGGCATCTACTACTGGCCCGGAGGCGGATCGAGCCGAGACACCGTTGCCGAATCCGATACTGGACGAACGGACAGCGAACCGGGGCGTCCCACCCCTTTCACGGGTCGGTTTCGAACGAGATGGACGAGCAGCGGCCGTCCCGGAAAGGCGAGAGAACGAACGTAATAGCGGAGAACAGCGGCTTCGAAGCGACGTGGTCAGTGCCCCTGATCGTGGGGGTTGAGCGCCGTACCGTAGTTCTCGGCGTGGTCGGTGTACTCGATGAACCGCGGCGCGTCGGGGTCGAACGGCCGCTCGAGGCTCTCGAAGGCCTTCTTCTTGTCCCAGCCCTGGAGCTTGCCGACCGCGGACTTGTCCTCTAAGTCGTGGTAGTCCAGGTTCGGCTCGGTGAGCTCCCAGGCCTTCATCCCCTGCTCGGTCCGGACGATGACGCTCGAGTACTCGTCGCTCGAGCCGACGGAGCCGACGGTGATGTCCGAACAGAAGCCGGTGAAGTCGGCACACTCGTCACAGCCCTTGAGCGCAGCGTCGTGGAAGTTCTCGATGTCCTCCTCGACGATCATCTCGCCGTCGTGGTCGTAGACCATCATCTTGCCGTTGAGAACGTCCATCTTGCCGATCTCCGACGGCGAGATGCCGCGTTGCTCCTCTAGCTGCTCGCCCATGAGGCTGTGGTAGTTGAAGTTCTTGGTACACATCAGCGCGATCGTGTAGTCCACAGCTCGAATACCCTCGTTCTGGTCCTGGTAGTCCCACTCGAAGTCCTGCAGGGCGCGGATGCCCTCGATCTCACACGGCGTGCCGACGATCGCGATGCTGAGTTCGTCCCAGGACTTGTCGGGGAGCTTGTGCTCCCACTGCTCTAAGTCGAGATTTCCCAGCGCCATCGTCTGGTTGTAGACGGTACCGGCGTTTTCGATGAGCTCCTCGGTCGTCGTCGCGAGGTAGCTCTCGGCCTTCCACTCTTGCTCGTCGCTCTCGGTCGCGACGAGCGCGCCGTCGATCTCGCCCTCCTCGAGCAGCGTCGCGAGGACGCCGGTAACGACGCCGCCGTCCTGGGCGTTGTCGGTCCAGTCGTCCTCGACCTTCGCGGAGAACTCCGTGATCGGATCGCCAGCGCCCTTGACGTTGTCGTCGCCGCCGGTGATCTTCCACTGGCGCTCGTAGCGCAGGCCGCCGCGGGGACAGAAGTCCCAACAGAGCGAACAGCCGGTGCACATCTTGACGAGTTCCGGCTCCCCGTCGTCGCCGATCCCGATGGAGTCCGACGGGCAGGCGGCGACACAGGTCCCACACTGGATACAGCGGCCCTCGTCGATGACTGCCTCGTCCAGTTCCATGAACCAGGTCTTCTCGTCCGGCGTCTCGATATCGTTCATCCGCGAGCGGATCGAGTACTCCGGCGTCTCGAGGTCGACGCCCTCGGGAATCCCGACGCGCGCGTCGGGCGAGCCGTTGTCGACGTCCTGACTGACGTTCTCGGCGGGCTCGGTGAACTCGAGGTCGCCGAGTTCGCCCATCTCGTCGACGTTTGCCACACCTGCGCCGTCGGTCGCGACCGGCTGCGTCTCCGACTCGGCGTCGGCAGCCGTCTTCTCGCCGCAGGTGCAGGTGTTCGGCGAGCAGCTATCGTCGCTGCTGGCGTCGGCGGCACCGCTGCCGCCGTCAGTTCGAATTGCCCCCTCTCGAGCGTGATCCTCTCGGGAACGTGACGCACCGCCGCTGGCTTCAGGAACCATCACGGCGTCGTCATCGCCGCTCGAGTCGGGAACGCGTGGGAATCGACGCTCGTCGTCCTCGCTCCCTCGCGGGTCGCTTCGCTCCCCGCTCGATCCGTTCGAGGACTCACTGCGTTCGTCCTCGCTATTAGTCCCCATGCGCAACACCTCGTGCAACCGGCGCGTCCGCCCCTTGCATGATCGTCCGGAGTCGCTCGTTGTCGACGCCGCGACACCACTCGTAGAACTTCTCGCCGTCGGCGCGATCCGCGGAGTAGGCCTCGAACAGCTGCTCGAGGGCCGGGATCACGGAATCAGCGGGAACGGCGCTCTCGACCCAATCGAGGAACTCGTTGTCGGCTCCCAGCGAGCCGCCGAGTCCGAAGTCCATCCCTTCGACGATGTTGTCGCCCTCGGCGTTGGTACTGTTCTCGTCCTCGAGTTTGACGGTCTCGCCGCGGAAGCCGATGTCGGCGATCTGGGGCTGGGCGCACGACGCGGAACAGCCGGACATGTGCATCCGGATGGCCTCGATGTCGTCGGGGACGTCGATGCGCTCGTCGAGTTGGCGGGCCCAGCGCTTGGTGCGCTTTTTCGTCTCGATGATGGCGTAGTTACAGAACTCGTTGCCCGTACAGCCGACCGCGCCCCGCGAGAACGGCCCCGGATCGGGGCTGTACTCCTGTGCGAACGGCTCCGCGAGCAGGTCGTCGACGTTCTCGTCGGGAATGTGGGTGATGAGGAAGTTCTGGTCGGTCGCGAGGCGCACGGAGGCGTCCTCGGTCCCGTACGTTTCAGCGGCGCGGGCGGCCGCGGCGAACTCGTCGCCGCCCATGCGGCCGGCGATGACGTTGAAGCCGACGTAGTTGAGCCCGTCCTGCTTCTGGTCGTTGACGCCGACGTGGTCGCCCTGATAGCCGACGGTCAGGTTCTGGCCACCGGTCGGCAGGTCGATCGTACAGCGGTCGCGGACCGCTTCCTCGAACTTCTCGGGGCCGAGCTGTTCGACGAGGTAGCGCATGCGGCAGACGCCGCGGTTGTTGCGGTCGCCGATCTCCTTGAACGTCTGGGCGACGGCGCGGCAAAACTCGACGGCGTCTTCGGGTTTGATGAAGGCGTCGAGTTCCGAACCCATTCGCGGGCCGTCGGAGAGGCCGCCACCGACGCGGGCGTGGAAGCCGTAGAGGTGCTCGCCGTCAATCTCCTTCTTCGCGGGGACGAGTCCGACATCGTTGATCTGGGACTGCGCACAGTCGTGAGCGCAGCCGGTGATCGTGATCTTGAACTTCCGCGGGAGGTTGGCGTACTCCCGGTTCTCGGTGAAGAAATCGGAGACGGCCTCGATGACCGGCTGTGCGTTGAAACACTCATGATCGTCGAGTCCGGCCGCGGGGCATCCAAGAACGTTCCGGGCGGAGTCACCGCAGCCCTGGACCGTCGTCAGGCCGACCTCGTCGTAGCGGTTCCACATCTCGGGGACGTCCTCGACGCGGATCCAGTGTTTCTGGATGTCCTGACGGGTCGTGATGTCGAGATAGGCATCTCCCCAGAGTTCGTTCTGCGCTTCGCCGCCGTACTCCTCGGGGGCGACCGCGAGGTCCTCGGTGACCTCGCCGATCACTTCGGCCTGCTCGGGAGTGAGCTTCCCGCCCGGCACTTTCGTCCGGATCATGAAGTAGCCCTCCTGCTTCTGGGCGTACATCCCGGCCCACTTCAGGCGCTCCCACTCGCCGCCGCCGGCGCGCTCCTCGATCTCCTCGAAGGAAAGCTCCTCGTCGGCGTAGTCGTAGACGTCGTCGATAACGTCGAGCGGGTGTTTGTTCTGTTTGTATTGTTCTGTTGTATTCACGCGAACCACCGCCGCCGAGGGGTCTCGGCAGCTACTCGACCTTGCATACTATCGTGAAGGGCCATTGGGTAGCGGGTAATAACACCCCGCACCTATACACCCCCGTAACTCGGCGAATCATGACGTGGGTCGGCCACTCCAGTAAATATTGCCTCAACGTGCGGCGACGGACGATCGGACCAGTCGGAGACGGACGGCCAACGGTTCGATACGAACCGGCTCGAGCCGAGAGCAGCGACGGCCCGCCGATAATAGCGGCAATTATATCCGACAATACGTGATCGCGGCGTCGATCCGATTCGATCACTCACCGACGAGATATCCCATCCGCTTAATTCAAACAGGCCACGAGTCCTCCCTGCCGTCGCGGGTCGGGCTCGAGTGACAGATTTTCGGCGACCCCGTCGTATCGCGCCCGAAGAACGATGTTCTGGTCAATGTAGTACGTAACACGGATATCCCACTCGTCGCGCGGATCGGCGGCCGACAGTTGGGTTCCCAGGGTCAGGTCATAGCGAAGCGCCACCATGACCGCGTCCGCGTTCGTGGACGATCCGATCGCAGCCGTTCGATGGGCACTGCGGCGAAGATCGAACGTCCGTGTCATGTTTCCGAACTGGGCGATAAACGCGTTCCGTCGGTACGCTCGCTCGAACTCGGTCACGTACTCGGCCGCGCTGTCCACCAGCAACGGCGGCGATCGGTCCGACGAATCGCTCGCCTCCTCGGACACGCTCCCCCACGGAAGTGACGGGTACGGGCGAGGCGTGAGCGCGCCGTCATCCGTCGGCGTGTCCGGCTCGGGACGCGTTACTGACTGACAGTCGTACCAGTCGGCGGGGACGGTTCCCGACTCGAGCGGCGGTCTGTTTGTGGCGTTCGATACGTGCTCGAAACCGCCCGTCGCGACCGCCGCCGTGGTCACAACCGACGCGAGGAGCGCACGTCGAGACCGAGGGCGGTTCATACGCAAAGATCTCAGACGGTCAATAAGTGTCTTCTGAAATAGTACCAAACTGAGAAGTCGATGATCGCAGGCCAGCAGCCTATTCGTCGGCCAGCAGCCGGTCGATCATCTCGTCGGGATCGAACCGTTCCAAATCGTCGTACCCCTGTCCGACACCGAGGAACAGGATCGGCTTCCCGGTGACGTGCGCGACCGAAATGGCCGCGCCGCCGTTGGAGTCGGCATCGGCTTTCGTCAGAATCGCGCCGTCGATTTCTGCCGCGTCGTTGAACTCACGGGCCCGGTTAACCGCGTCCTGCCCGGCGACGGCCTCGTCGACGAACAGCGTCATATCGGGATCGACGACGCGACCGATCTTCTCGAGCTGATCCATCAGGCCCTCGTCGGTGTGGAGTCGGCCCGCAGTGTCGCCCAGCACGATATCGACGTCGTTAGCCTCGGCGTACTCGACGGCGTCGTACAACACTGCGGCGGGATCGCCGCCCTGTTCGTGGCTAATGCACTTCGTGCCCAGGGCGTCGGCGTGTTCCTGAATCTGCTCGTTCGCTCCCGCACGATAGGTGTCGCCGTTCGCCATCACTGACGAGTAGCCGCGTTCCTCGAAGTAGCGGCTCAGCTTGGCGATCGAGGTCGTCTTTCCGACGCCATTGACGCCGGTGAAGATGATGGTGACCGGCTTGTCCGCAGCGGCGATCCGCTCGTCGAAGTCGAACTGGCCGACGCTGATCACGTCGTAGATCGCATTGTGCAGCGCCTCCTCGACGACTGCGCCCGTCGAGGTCGTGAAGGTCCGGGTCTCGCCGACTAGTTCGTCGCGGATGTTGTCGAGGATCTCCTCGGCGACGCCCATCTCGACGTCGCTCGAGAGCAGCGCCATCTCGAGTTCGTAGAGCGGGCCCTCGAGGTCCTCTTCCTCGATGACGAACTTCCCCTTGACGAGGGACTTGGCCTTCGTGCCGAATCCAGTCGAGTTGCCGCCGTCGTCGGTTTCGGCGTCCTCAGTCTCGTTGTCGACGACCGGTTCGTCCTCCTCGACGACCGCTTCCTCGTCAGCGACCGATCTCTCGTCACCGGCCGCCCCGTCGACCGAGTCCGCCTCGATGGCCGGCTCGGTCGGCTCCTCGTCCGGCGTCGCCCCAGCGGCCTGCGCCGCCTCGGGGGTCGCCTCGTCCGCTTCCGGTTCGGCGTCGTCAGACGACCCCGTAAAGAGGGATCTCGCTCTGGCACCGAGACCGGTCCGTCCGCCGTCCTCGTCGGCGTCTCCGTCCCCGTTAGCGTCTTCCTCCTTGTTCCCGTCGACTTCTTCGTCCTCGTCGACGGCTGATTCCTCGTCGGAAGTCACCGTCTCGGCCGGCTCCCCATCGGGAACCGCCTCGTCCGCGACCGAATCGGACTCGTCGGACTCGAGGAAATCGGGTTCGGGTTCGGTCGCCGGCTCCTGTCCCGCGGACTCGGCCGCGTCAGCAGTGGCGGATTCGGTCGTCGAGTCCGGCTCCGATCCTGCGTCCGGTTCCGGCTCCACGTCAGCTGTCGCCGTGGCTGCCGGCTCAGACGTCTCGACGTCCGTCGGTTCGGGAGTAGTATCGGTGGCTTCCGCGTCCGTCGAGGCCGCCGCTTCCGCGTCCGGGCCGACGGCCGCGAGTTCCTCGCCTTCCTCGAGTTCGTCGTCGTCGACCGCCTCGACGTTCTCCTCGGCGGCTTCTTCGGCGTCTTCGCGGAAGCTCCCGAGCTTGTCCTTCAGGTTATCGAACATGGGTAATGAAAGTCCCTACGGCGCGTTACTCGTCGGGCTGGCCCTGACCCTGACCCATCCCCTGCATCTGCTGTTGCATCGCCTGCTGCTGGAGCTGCTGGGCCTGCTGCTCGAGTTCCTCGCTCTCGGTCTCGAGTTCGGCGAGTTGCTCGTTGAGCTCCTCGATCTGGTCGTCGAGGTGGTCTTTCTTGTTATCGAGGGCGTCGACGGCGTCGTCCTCCTCGAACTCCGCGGCGTAGTCGGCACCGAGTTCGACGATCACTTCGTCGATGTTCTCGATCGTCGTTCGAAGATACGCGCCGCCCCCGAGGGGCATCTGTACGGTCGAGTCGGTCTCGAGCGTCTCGATAGCTTCGATAGCCTCGTCGACCTCGGTCTTCTCCTGCTGGACGGCCTCGATGTTCGCCTGCAGGCCCTCGATCTGTTCGTCGATCTCCTGAAGCTCCT is a window encoding:
- a CDS encoding haloacid dehalogenase type II, yielding MAFDPDRVRTVTFDSYSTLVDVDATAAALAEHANVDDPAPISQTWRERSMQYTLVANHLEEYETFYEINRDALAYALAAHGIDLSADEREEILEVYHELEVFDDVRESVERLHEAGYDTYVLSNGNPEMLESMVDHAGIDDLLVDTISADELETFKPDPDLYRHAAGRTGTPIDELVHVSALWFDVQGAIHAGMQGVWLDRKGNPWEPFGAEPDLITEGLGELADRLGC
- a CDS encoding GNAT family N-acetyltransferase — its product is MASDALIRVATPADAAAVRDIYAPFCESTAVTFEETVPSTAELADRIESTLETHPWLVCEVDGAVVGYAYAGALRKRRAYEWVVELSVYVADSARRTGVGRALYESLFAVLERQGIRDAYAVTTVPNPETERFHERLGFERLVDFPGIGYTQDEWQDVAWWRRPLAEKSATPERPRSFPAVREDDDWDSLVRSGEDALELS
- a CDS encoding AEC family transporter, yielding MADLLGIFGSAIGPIVAIAAVGYVLATVKEIDPEPLNTAVVYVLAPALVFHSLAVTELEAATLLRVTAGIGLFTAAMWGIAEVAGRAVGEEEPALSALVLVAIFCNSGNLGIPVSDFAFGEIGRQTAVLFLSVQSVLMYTVGVYVASRSSGSAGLEGVRRVFYIPLAYAVIAALLARALDIVPPADTAAMETLQLVGDASIPLMLLILGIQLARADTASAVSRAWPATALKMGVAPVVGLGIALLIGFENPTVARVFVLETAMPAAVTPLILVIEFAGSARSEGVLVTEYVSTCVFLTTLLAIPVLTVMIAILQSGVIL
- a CDS encoding Coenzyme F420 hydrogenase/dehydrogenase, beta subunit C-terminal domain; translated protein: MGTNSEDERSESSNGSSGERSDPRGSEDDERRFPRVPDSSGDDDAVMVPEASGGASRSREDHAREGAIRTDGGSGAADASSDDSCSPNTCTCGEKTAADAESETQPVATDGAGVANVDEMGELGDLEFTEPAENVSQDVDNGSPDARVGIPEGVDLETPEYSIRSRMNDIETPDEKTWFMELDEAVIDEGRCIQCGTCVAACPSDSIGIGDDGEPELVKMCTGCSLCWDFCPRGGLRYERQWKITGGDDNVKGAGDPITEFSAKVEDDWTDNAQDGGVVTGVLATLLEEGEIDGALVATESDEQEWKAESYLATTTEELIENAGTVYNQTMALGNLDLEQWEHKLPDKSWDELSIAIVGTPCEIEGIRALQDFEWDYQDQNEGIRAVDYTIALMCTKNFNYHSLMGEQLEEQRGISPSEIGKMDVLNGKMMVYDHDGEMIVEEDIENFHDAALKGCDECADFTGFCSDITVGSVGSSDEYSSVIVRTEQGMKAWELTEPNLDYHDLEDKSAVGKLQGWDKKKAFESLERPFDPDAPRFIEYTDHAENYGTALNPHDQGH
- a CDS encoding nitrite/sulfite reductase, yielding MNTTEQYKQNKHPLDVIDDVYDYADEELSFEEIEERAGGGEWERLKWAGMYAQKQEGYFMIRTKVPGGKLTPEQAEVIGEVTEDLAVAPEEYGGEAQNELWGDAYLDITTRQDIQKHWIRVEDVPEMWNRYDEVGLTTVQGCGDSARNVLGCPAAGLDDHECFNAQPVIEAVSDFFTENREYANLPRKFKITITGCAHDCAQSQINDVGLVPAKKEIDGEHLYGFHARVGGGLSDGPRMGSELDAFIKPEDAVEFCRAVAQTFKEIGDRNNRGVCRMRYLVEQLGPEKFEEAVRDRCTIDLPTGGQNLTVGYQGDHVGVNDQKQDGLNYVGFNVIAGRMGGDEFAAAARAAETYGTEDASVRLATDQNFLITHIPDENVDDLLAEPFAQEYSPDPGPFSRGAVGCTGNEFCNYAIIETKKRTKRWARQLDERIDVPDDIEAIRMHMSGCSASCAQPQIADIGFRGETVKLEDENSTNAEGDNIVEGMDFGLGGSLGADNEFLDWVESAVPADSVIPALEQLFEAYSADRADGEKFYEWCRGVDNERLRTIMQGADAPVARGVAHGD
- the ftsY gene encoding signal recognition particle-docking protein FtsY gives rise to the protein MFDNLKDKLGSFREDAEEAAEENVEAVDDDELEEGEELAAVGPDAEAAASTDAEATDTTPEPTDVETSEPAATATADVEPEPDAGSEPDSTTESATADAAESAGQEPATEPEPDFLESDESDSVADEAVPDGEPAETVTSDEESAVDEDEEVDGNKEEDANGDGDADEDGGRTGLGARARSLFTGSSDDAEPEADEATPEAAQAAGATPDEEPTEPAIEADSVDGAAGDERSVADEEAVVEEDEPVVDNETEDAETDDGGNSTGFGTKAKSLVKGKFVIEEEDLEGPLYELEMALLSSDVEMGVAEEILDNIRDELVGETRTFTTSTGAVVEEALHNAIYDVISVGQFDFDERIAAADKPVTIIFTGVNGVGKTTSIAKLSRYFEERGYSSVMANGDTYRAGANEQIQEHADALGTKCISHEQGGDPAAVLYDAVEYAEANDVDIVLGDTAGRLHTDEGLMDQLEKIGRVVDPDMTLFVDEAVAGQDAVNRAREFNDAAEIDGAILTKADADSNGGAAISVAHVTGKPILFLGVGQGYDDLERFDPDEMIDRLLADE
- the pfdA gene encoding prefoldin subunit alpha, producing MSQQQLQQLSQELQEIDEQIEGLQANIEAVQQEKTEVDEAIEAIETLETDSTVQMPLGGGAYLRTTIENIDEVIVELGADYAAEFEEDDAVDALDNKKDHLDDQIEELNEQLAELETESEELEQQAQQLQQQAMQQQMQGMGQGQGQPDE